cattatttgcacacgcgGCACAAACTGGTAGCGAAGGTGGGATAGTCGCTCGTGATTGGTGAAGTGGCCCTTGGATGTTTCATGGATATCGAAGGGGCCTTCGACAACACGGGCTTTGACGTTGGAAGAAAGGGGAGTCGGACGTGTGGTGGTGAGATGGGTCAGCAACATGCTCAGAGATAGGTCGGTGGAGGCCAACATATGTGGAAAAACGGACCTAGTGAGCCCAGTTTAATATAAAAGATTTACCTTTAACTTCGGTTGTCTTCTTTACAGGTGGAGGTGCTGCGCCACACAAAACAGCGGCAAAAGATGGCCCGAAAGACACTGCTTGCTCCACGGTTGCTGATTGGTTTGctgaaacatttcaaatgaagtTATGAATCTGACCCGTTCCTCCGAGTGAGTAGACGAGTGGGCCAAGAAAGGCTATGCGAATTAGGTAAAATTACTTACGTGCTAGAGATGCCGCCAGTTGACGCCGGGCGGTTTTCGGTGCGCTTAGTTGCGCGAGCTTGGCCTTGAAACGCGGATGGCTACAAATTCGGGTCGCCTCCGACAAATACGCAAACTTCAATTCGGTCGGCATGGTCGTCGCTTCACAAAGCTTTTCTCTTAATGTGGCCCGTAGAAATGGCGAAAGCCGACGGTCGTCGCCCATCCGAATGGCGAAAAGTAATACCACATTTCGAGCCGTTGTGGCAACTGTG
Above is a genomic segment from Bradysia coprophila strain Holo2 chromosome IV unlocalized genomic scaffold, BU_Bcop_v1 contig_106, whole genome shotgun sequence containing:
- the LOC119070855 gene encoding uncharacterized protein LOC119070855, coding for MDKASLDWVSQMVKEVQDDPGKMIEMPPENLCNDATLKAMLNMAMMDTVATTARNVVLLFAIRMGDDRRLSPFLRATLREKLCEATTMPTELKFAYLSEATRICSHPRFKAKLAQLSAPKTARRQLAASLAPNQSATVEQAVSFGPSFAAVLCGAAPPPVKKTTEVKENIVYIVYEGKFFFLLFIFKLDI